A genome region from Methanococcoides burtonii DSM 6242 includes the following:
- a CDS encoding DUF58 domain-containing protein → MSDRKHRIDVDFFRQLDRFTFLVRKRVSSAYAGSRRSNRKGQGLDTMGYTEYHPGDDLKSIDWNVYARSEKLYVREFEEDKSVTTHILLDSSNSMDYTLNTITKFEYGAMLAAGFAYLVTKDNDKFGISTYSEDIAISQTHRGRRHLLRDIDRLAEVELKGQTALSHCVQLYEKMIKSRSLVIIISDFMEDLKSIESAIYRLSNHDLILIQVLDPSESDLSMHGHVKLMDLETNDELKTYLSNNFKDKYQEELQAHIDGIQNICNHVGADLYTFTTDTPIFEAFFNAINRRHM, encoded by the coding sequence ATGAGTGACAGAAAACACCGTATAGATGTGGATTTCTTCCGCCAGCTTGACCGCTTTACTTTTCTGGTAAGGAAGCGGGTATCCAGTGCTTATGCAGGAAGCAGACGCTCCAACAGGAAGGGTCAGGGACTCGATACGATGGGGTATACGGAATACCACCCCGGAGATGACCTCAAGTCCATTGACTGGAATGTCTATGCAAGATCCGAAAAACTCTATGTCAGGGAATTCGAGGAAGACAAATCAGTAACCACACACATACTTCTCGATTCAAGCAATAGTATGGACTATACCCTTAACACTATCACAAAGTTCGAATATGGTGCTATGCTTGCCGCCGGCTTTGCATATCTTGTCACAAAGGATAACGATAAATTCGGCATATCTACCTATTCTGAAGATATCGCCATATCCCAGACGCACAGAGGAAGACGTCATTTATTAAGGGATATCGATAGACTTGCGGAAGTAGAGCTTAAAGGACAGACAGCTCTTAGCCACTGTGTCCAGCTATATGAAAAAATGATAAAGTCACGTTCCCTCGTGATCATCATCTCAGATTTCATGGAAGACCTCAAATCCATTGAATCTGCGATCTACAGACTTTCAAACCATGACCTTATTCTCATACAGGTGCTTGACCCTTCCGAGAGCGATCTGTCAATGCACGGTCATGTCAAGCTGATGGACCTTGAGACCAATGATGAACTGAAGACATATCTCAGTAATAATTTCAAGGACAAGTACCAGGAAGAGCTACAGGCACACATCGATGGCATACAGAATATCTGTAACCACGTCGGTGCTGACCTATATACATTCACGACTGATACACCCATCTTCGAGGCATTCTTCAATGCCATCAACAGGAGGCACATGTAA
- a CDS encoding AAA family ATPase: protein MNSNDARSGDLEQTYRGASDAFTALFNEISKVIVGQKDTVEQIIIAILSNGHALMESNPGLGKTLTVSTISKTLDLSFSRVQCTPDLMPADITGTHFIEETGGKKEFKFEPGPVFANIVLADEINRASPKTQSALLEAMQEKQVTVGNDTFILDKPFFLLATQNPIEMEGTFPLPEAQLDRFLLKIVLDYPSFEEEKEIVRRYTKSDEPHVGKVLDKNMVLQLQRLTRDMPIADDIKERAIKIIMATRTWKEYIEFGASPRASIGLILAAKARALVRGRNFVSVEDVDAMAYPVLRHRIILTFESERRGISQDHVIKEILAKVK, encoded by the coding sequence ATGAATTCCAATGATGCAAGATCAGGAGACCTTGAACAAACTTACAGAGGTGCTAGTGATGCATTTACAGCACTTTTCAATGAGATCTCTAAGGTTATAGTAGGACAGAAAGATACGGTAGAACAGATAATCATTGCCATCCTTTCTAACGGACATGCACTGATGGAAAGTAACCCGGGTCTTGGGAAAACACTTACGGTATCTACTATTTCCAAGACACTGGACCTTTCATTCAGCAGGGTTCAGTGTACTCCTGACCTTATGCCGGCAGATATCACAGGCACACACTTTATTGAAGAGACGGGAGGGAAAAAAGAGTTTAAATTCGAGCCAGGACCCGTCTTTGCCAACATCGTCCTTGCCGATGAGATCAATCGTGCGTCCCCAAAGACACAATCTGCATTGCTTGAAGCCATGCAGGAGAAACAGGTCACGGTAGGTAACGATACATTTATCCTTGACAAACCTTTCTTCCTGCTTGCAACCCAGAATCCTATAGAAATGGAAGGAACTTTCCCATTGCCGGAAGCGCAGCTTGACAGGTTCCTTTTGAAGATCGTTCTGGACTATCCCTCATTTGAAGAAGAAAAAGAGATTGTCAGACGCTACACCAAGTCTGACGAACCGCATGTAGGTAAAGTGCTTGACAAGAATATGGTATTACAGCTCCAGCGTCTTACAAGGGACATGCCAATTGCGGATGATATTAAAGAAAGGGCTATCAAGATAATTATGGCAACCCGCACATGGAAGGAATACATTGAGTTCGGAGCTTCCCCCAGAGCATCCATCGGCCTTATTCTGGCAGCAAAGGCTCGCGCATTGGTAAGAGGCAGGAACTTTGTAAGTGTTGAAGATGTTGACGCAATGGCATATCCGGTATTAAGGCACAGGATCATCCTCACTTTCGAATCTGAAAGGCGTGGAATATCACAGGATCATGTGATAAAGGAAATCCTTGCCAAAGTTAAATGA
- a CDS encoding DUF7502 family protein: MDIDNFVEKQETTVNKYQRIYKIIDLTIITLTLFTILKLLNIDLFILTFRALELYADSTYGPSGMISAGGLLLAAISILFAIILTFAFHYRDRKVLLIPFIEERFPALQERLRTAFDNRDVHNVISDDLMGNVLDVASKIDNSKLIEKKRLKNSMFLLLAVFIMFTTINVLDYRTDVTPEDINDLIGEIPGISSGENETSPDEQFPLEGEEGDSGGNSEDLVGETAIIVVEGEEVDLSLPPGAGTGFTESGDEESLPPDFESSSEYERKIMSSPAYYEQLPEGYESIIKEYFEQMANN, translated from the coding sequence ATGGATATTGATAATTTTGTAGAAAAACAGGAAACGACGGTCAATAAATACCAGCGGATCTACAAGATCATAGATCTGACCATAATTACACTGACCCTATTCACAATTCTAAAGCTACTTAATATAGACTTATTTATCCTTACATTCAGAGCATTGGAACTTTATGCCGATTCTACCTACGGTCCTTCAGGGATGATCTCGGCTGGAGGACTTTTGCTTGCGGCTATTTCTATATTGTTTGCCATCATCCTTACCTTTGCTTTCCATTACAGGGACAGGAAAGTTCTGTTGATACCATTCATAGAGGAACGTTTCCCAGCACTTCAGGAAAGGCTCAGGACTGCCTTTGATAACAGAGATGTGCACAATGTAATATCAGACGACCTGATGGGAAATGTACTGGATGTGGCCTCGAAGATCGATAATTCAAAGCTTATTGAAAAGAAAAGACTCAAGAATAGCATGTTTCTTCTGCTAGCAGTTTTCATTATGTTCACCACCATAAACGTACTGGATTACCGGACAGATGTCACACCCGAGGACATCAATGACCTGATAGGTGAGATACCAGGGATATCATCAGGAGAAAATGAAACATCTCCTGATGAACAGTTTCCACTTGAAGGAGAAGAAGGAGATTCAGGAGGTAACAGTGAGGACCTTGTCGGAGAAACGGCTATAATCGTGGTCGAAGGGGAAGAGGTCGACCTCTCATTGCCACCGGGAGCAGGAACAGGGTTTACTGAAAGTGGAGATGAGGAATCCCTCCCGCCTGATTTTGAGAGCTCATCGGAATATGAGAGGAAAATTATGTCATCACCTGCTTACTATGAGCAACTGCCGGAAGGGTATGAGAGTATCATAAAAGAATACTTTGAGCAGATGGCTAATAACTGA
- the pheA gene encoding prephenate dehydratase produces the protein MIVGVLGPAGSYSEKAAKGWISKESKSEGTSLVYYDDINDTFTSVINGDSDIGIVPIENSIEGSVGITLDLLLESEITIIGEIVVPIGHCLLSKGEIKDIKIIMSHPQALGQCSKFIREHFKNAEIRTTGSTSHAAKLANEFCEMAAIASKESAREYGLKILVPNIQDWEKNHTRFIIIKQGKWKEDEACVPENDTCKTSIIADIDEDKPGSLYEIIGEFAKRDINLTRIESRPSKRSLGDYMFYIDIEGSTGDADIKDALYYINLKVSMLKVLGSYNGYKLDN, from the coding sequence ATGATCGTTGGCGTACTCGGGCCTGCCGGATCCTACTCGGAAAAAGCAGCAAAAGGCTGGATAAGCAAAGAATCAAAGTCTGAGGGGACATCCCTCGTCTATTATGATGACATAAACGATACTTTTACATCCGTCATCAATGGAGATTCGGACATTGGAATAGTCCCAATAGAGAATTCAATAGAGGGGTCCGTTGGGATCACACTTGACCTATTGCTTGAGAGTGAGATAACTATAATTGGGGAGATCGTTGTACCCATTGGGCATTGCCTCCTCTCAAAAGGAGAGATAAAGGATATCAAGATAATAATGTCACATCCTCAGGCACTGGGCCAATGCAGCAAGTTCATAAGGGAACATTTCAAGAATGCAGAAATTCGTACCACTGGAAGTACGTCCCATGCTGCTAAGCTTGCTAATGAGTTCTGCGAGATGGCAGCAATCGCATCAAAGGAATCTGCCAGAGAATATGGATTGAAGATACTTGTTCCGAATATTCAGGACTGGGAGAAAAACCATACACGCTTTATCATCATAAAACAGGGCAAGTGGAAGGAAGATGAAGCATGCGTACCTGAAAATGATACGTGCAAGACATCTATCATTGCTGATATTGATGAGGACAAACCTGGTTCACTGTATGAGATCATAGGTGAATTCGCAAAGAGAGACATTAATCTGACACGTATAGAATCAAGACCATCGAAGCGCTCTTTGGGAGATTATATGTTCTATATTGACATAGAAGGAAGTACAGGCGATGCAGATATAAAAGATGCTTTATATTATATAAATTTAAAAGTATCTATGCTAAAAGTCCTTGGTTCCTACAATGGATACAAGCTGGATAACTAA
- a CDS encoding sulfatase-like hydrolase/transferase yields the protein MQLSTPVVALTTIDIQNIETDHGAVILITDGLGANYINPEKIPYALDGNPLEKPDVKNISAFAKDGLQAFSVLIPSTKGENGHSVIVTGNPGATTAMIAYNDATIYDIARDNGYIMFAILEKGDTAELIDKQDITIHDSTTSINDPQMKVVLNNFPDQPDNDMILDVEQIFKEYAILAPTYIQQYKEGEIERYNAYNLWGIETSLKVIEMMEQYPDQKYILTTNIGAIDAAGIYRRNEGYVECIEALDIMVQPLIERTEDNDLAFILTSDHGMAFQSTDGRGGSKSGKYATSPEVLQIPFIATSSNIERKFIREQIGQEDIAPTILSILDLPNELRFSAGDSFASKRYVNFKILLPENGSVSISSKEIVLKAEDDSEYIFYGLEPDKEYSITAELSGNDEQVYERTVFADSDKIIRFNEDKETGEKENMIPKGTRRTIGSIFIIIINMAGLVMIFRVIKS from the coding sequence GTGCAACTTTCAACTCCTGTTGTGGCACTCACAACAATAGATATCCAAAACATAGAAACCGATCATGGTGCAGTCATACTGATCACAGATGGCCTCGGTGCAAACTATATAAATCCGGAAAAGATCCCTTATGCACTTGATGGCAATCCTTTGGAAAAACCAGATGTAAAGAATATTTCAGCATTTGCAAAAGATGGACTTCAAGCATTTAGTGTTCTGATCCCATCCACAAAAGGCGAAAACGGACATTCGGTGATCGTTACAGGAAATCCCGGAGCCACCACTGCGATGATAGCATACAATGATGCCACAATCTATGATATTGCCCGTGATAATGGATATATCATGTTTGCAATATTGGAAAAGGGTGACACTGCCGAACTTATTGATAAACAAGATATTACTATACATGATAGCACCACATCGATAAATGATCCACAAATGAAGGTTGTGCTCAATAACTTTCCCGACCAGCCTGACAACGATATGATCCTCGATGTTGAACAGATATTCAAAGAATATGCCATTCTGGCCCCAACTTACATTCAGCAGTATAAGGAAGGGGAGATCGAGCGCTATAATGCTTACAACCTCTGGGGGATCGAAACATCTCTTAAGGTAATTGAGATGATGGAGCAATATCCTGACCAAAAATACATACTGACGACAAATATCGGTGCTATTGATGCTGCTGGAATCTATCGCCGAAATGAGGGCTATGTTGAATGTATTGAAGCACTCGACATTATGGTCCAGCCCCTTATTGAAAGAACGGAAGATAACGACCTTGCATTCATATTGACTTCCGATCACGGGATGGCCTTCCAGTCAACGGATGGACGTGGTGGCAGTAAATCCGGAAAATATGCAACTTCTCCGGAAGTGCTTCAGATACCCTTCATTGCAACATCATCCAATATAGAAAGAAAGTTCATTCGAGAACAGATCGGTCAGGAAGATATTGCACCTACTATCCTAAGTATCCTTGACCTGCCAAACGAACTACGATTTTCAGCAGGTGATTCATTTGCCAGTAAAAGATATGTGAATTTCAAGATATTGCTTCCGGAAAACGGCAGTGTCAGTATCTCTTCAAAGGAGATCGTTCTAAAAGCTGAAGATGATAGCGAATACATCTTCTACGGACTCGAACCAGATAAGGAATACAGCATCACCGCTGAACTTTCTGGAAATGATGAACAGGTATATGAAAGGACTGTTTTTGCAGATTCTGATAAAATTATCCGATTCAACGAAGATAAAGAGACTGGCGAAAAAGAGAACATGATACCAAAAGGAACAAGAAGGACCATTGGATCGATCTTTATTATAATTATAAATATGGCAGGGCTTGTGATGATATTCAGGGTCATTAAAAGCTAA
- the mtaA gene encoding methylcobamide:CoM methyltransferase MtaA: MTDLNPKERLLNALNREPVDKVPVVSVTQTAIVDLMDQTGAEWPEAHSDAEKMATLAVASHEIAGLEAVRYPYCLTVLAEAMGCEVNMGTKNRQPSVTDHPYKDVDNLVMPDDLLSNGRIPAVLEATKIIIDKVGDKIPLVAGMEGPVTLASDLVSVKKFMKWSIKKPDDLETILDFATDACIVYANALADAGADVICVPDPVASPDLLNPETFDKMLKPRLARFAEGVKCPMVLHICGNVTPILDMMADCKFEGLSIEEKVADLKGAIKTVGDRAVIVGNVSSPFTLLSGDVEKVKAESKDALEGGVAVLSPGCGIAPNTPVENVKALVEARDEYIA; encoded by the coding sequence ATGACCGATTTAAACCCAAAAGAAAGATTATTGAACGCGTTAAACCGCGAACCAGTTGATAAAGTCCCGGTAGTTTCTGTAACACAGACCGCTATAGTTGATCTTATGGATCAGACCGGTGCAGAGTGGCCTGAAGCTCATTCAGATGCAGAGAAGATGGCAACACTCGCCGTAGCATCACACGAGATCGCAGGTCTTGAAGCTGTAAGGTATCCATATTGTCTGACAGTTCTTGCAGAAGCTATGGGTTGTGAAGTTAATATGGGAACAAAGAACAGACAACCATCTGTAACTGATCACCCATATAAAGACGTTGACAATCTCGTAATGCCCGATGACCTTCTTAGCAATGGCAGAATACCTGCTGTGCTTGAAGCAACAAAGATAATCATCGATAAAGTTGGAGATAAAATTCCTCTGGTAGCTGGCATGGAAGGGCCTGTAACCCTTGCATCCGATCTTGTAAGTGTAAAGAAGTTCATGAAATGGTCTATCAAGAAACCAGATGACTTAGAGACTATCCTTGACTTTGCCACAGATGCATGCATAGTGTATGCAAATGCACTGGCAGATGCTGGTGCAGATGTAATATGTGTGCCTGATCCTGTAGCATCCCCTGACCTTCTGAACCCTGAAACATTTGACAAGATGCTTAAGCCAAGACTTGCAAGGTTTGCAGAAGGGGTCAAATGTCCGATGGTGCTTCATATTTGTGGAAATGTGACTCCTATTCTCGATATGATGGCAGACTGCAAATTCGAGGGACTTAGCATTGAGGAAAAAGTAGCAGACCTTAAGGGAGCTATCAAAACTGTCGGAGACAGGGCTGTGATCGTTGGTAATGTGTCCAGTCCGTTCACGTTACTTTCTGGTGATGTTGAAAAGGTCAAAGCAGAATCAAAGGATGCTCTTGAAGGTGGCGTTGCAGTTCTTTCTCCTGGATGTGGTATTGCACCAAATACTCCTGTGGAGAATGTTAAAGCCCTTGTCGAAGCAAGGGACGAATACATTGCATAA
- a CDS encoding methylamine methyltransferase corrinoid protein reductive activase: MRTGIAIDLGTSGFRAQKIDLGSGEIQRTVITMRNPLPGANVMDHLDFAMTYGQDKAHDLVINAFIHILNELEPEGGLVERIAVCGNPIQLSLFQGIPIDDLAYAGERKKKLMNIEEQKRNACIIDSTQVKGLEFLNCKVVIPPAIKHEVGADALALIVKSGMLESDKIAIATDYGTNAEMALKVGNVIFTGSAAAGPALEGQEIGDGSIARPFVISDVEFNNGDVLNYVLDKEMNTVSGSLVNYKNGDVLKNGDVHAIGITGTGVIALIDEAIKNGTIQLPNINTPDKKLYLQDGLHFTEKDLAEAGRAIGAIRAGHVTLCNAANVAMEDVEVAYMAGAAGTYMDAIKAHRIGMIPYNVSKICQIGNTSLIVAREILLSEERLWDLQEIAVEIVGTHVMFAMDEAFKDSYILELSYWNEGMPFKTLKKYLKKKGLPTIDEVTKVPEIEKRVEKDIPDLGGEGLHVVDQIGTFLEIDMEGCIDCKKCVDVCPNDALEQEDRSVRIRTDLCDGAHCQKCIHSCPENVLDWHFLKVV, encoded by the coding sequence ATGCGAACAGGAATTGCAATAGATCTTGGTACAAGTGGTTTCAGGGCACAAAAAATAGACCTTGGATCAGGTGAGATACAGAGAACAGTCATCACAATGAGAAATCCTCTGCCCGGTGCGAACGTTATGGATCATCTGGATTTTGCCATGACATATGGTCAGGACAAAGCTCATGACCTTGTGATCAATGCTTTCATTCACATCCTTAATGAACTTGAACCGGAAGGAGGACTTGTTGAGAGGATCGCTGTATGTGGAAATCCTATACAATTATCATTGTTCCAGGGGATTCCGATCGATGACCTTGCCTATGCAGGAGAGCGAAAAAAGAAGTTGATGAATATTGAGGAGCAAAAAAGGAATGCTTGTATAATTGACAGCACTCAGGTAAAAGGCCTTGAATTCCTTAATTGTAAAGTAGTTATTCCACCTGCTATCAAACACGAGGTCGGTGCAGATGCTCTTGCGTTGATAGTAAAGTCCGGAATGCTTGAATCTGATAAGATAGCCATTGCAACTGATTATGGTACCAATGCGGAAATGGCGTTAAAGGTCGGTAATGTCATCTTCACAGGTTCTGCAGCAGCCGGTCCTGCACTTGAAGGTCAGGAGATCGGGGACGGAAGTATTGCACGCCCATTTGTGATCTCAGATGTTGAATTTAACAATGGGGATGTATTGAATTACGTTCTTGATAAGGAAATGAACACTGTCAGTGGTTCCCTTGTCAACTATAAAAACGGTGATGTTCTCAAAAATGGTGATGTGCATGCTATCGGCATCACAGGTACCGGTGTTATTGCACTTATCGATGAGGCCATAAAAAATGGAACCATCCAATTACCAAATATAAATACGCCTGATAAAAAACTTTACCTTCAGGATGGTCTACATTTCACAGAAAAAGATCTTGCTGAAGCGGGAAGGGCTATCGGTGCCATACGTGCCGGTCATGTGACATTATGCAATGCTGCTAATGTCGCAATGGAAGATGTGGAGGTCGCATACATGGCCGGTGCTGCCGGTACCTATATGGATGCGATAAAAGCTCATCGTATTGGCATGATACCTTACAATGTCTCAAAGATCTGTCAGATAGGGAACACTTCTCTTATCGTTGCAAGGGAGATACTACTTTCAGAAGAACGATTATGGGACCTTCAGGAGATCGCAGTGGAGATAGTTGGCACACATGTAATGTTTGCAATGGATGAAGCATTCAAGGATTCTTATATTCTTGAACTTTCCTATTGGAACGAGGGTATGCCTTTCAAGACACTTAAAAAATATCTTAAGAAAAAAGGTCTTCCTACAATCGATGAAGTAACTAAGGTGCCGGAAATCGAAAAGCGCGTCGAGAAGGATATTCCTGATCTTGGGGGCGAAGGGCTTCATGTGGTTGACCAGATAGGTACATTTCTGGAAATCGATATGGAAGGCTGTATCGACTGTAAGAAATGTGTTGATGTGTGTCCAAATGATGCATTGGAACAGGAGGATCGGTCAGTGAGAATAAGAACTGATCTTTGTGATGGTGCACACTGCCAGAAATGTATTCATTCATGCCCGGAAAATGTCCTCGACTGGCATTTTCTCAAGGTAGTATAA